The genomic segment ATTCTACTGGCTCTGGTGTGGGGACGCGGCCACATCAAAGCCACCAATGGGCAAATCTACGAGACTGAGTCGGCCTACAACTATGTTCAGGTTTTGGAGATCGGCGAGTATCGCTATTTGCGCCTCAACGAAGGCCAGGGGATTCATTCCGTCTATCACCCCAATGAGTTGGCTTTCCATGGCCCGTGGATGCAAGTATTGGCCGCCCCCTTTTTTAATCCAGCGCCTTTCGAGCAGAATCAGGTTGAGAGTATGGCCATCGTTGGCTTAGCTGCGGGAACAATTTCCACGCAAGCCAGCGAAGTCTTTGGGCCAATCCCGATTGTGGGCTACGAGATTGACCCGGCCATTATCCGCGTGGGGCAGGAATACTTCGGGATGACACAGCCCAACCTCGAGCCAGTCCCGCTTGACGGGCGCGTGGGATTGGATCAAAGTTCGGCGCGTTATACCATCATCAGTATTGACGCCTATCGCCCTCCCTATATCCCCTGGCATCTCACGACGCGCGAGTTCTTCCAGATTGTCTACGACCATCTTAGCGCAGATGGCGTGTTGGTGATAAATGTGGGGCGCGCCCCTGGCGACCGTCGTCTGATTGATGGGCTGGCGGGCACGATTGGTACGATTTTTCCATCCATCTATGTGATGGATATTCCCAATACTTTCAACTCAATTTTATATGCCACTGTGCAGCCGACGACGCTTGATGATGTGTATGCCAATTATGTTGCTTTGCTCGAACGCGGCGATGCCCATCAACTGCTGCTCGATGCCTTGCAGCGGGCGATTGCCTATATGCAACCCGTCCCGCAAAGCGAGATGGTTTTTACCGATGATCTGGCCCCGATTGAGTGGATAACCAACGATATGATTTTGAGCTATATGGTCGGCGGTATGGATGAGTTGAAATAATGGGAGACCGAAGACAGGAGACCGGGATTGAGTTCCGGTCATCCTTCCCCTGTCAGCTCAAGGAGAGCGAATGAATTTTATTAAGAAGTTTTCTCAATGGGTGGTGACTATTTTGGTGCCGGTCATTCTCATTCTCGGTGCGGTGCGGTTTTTACTCACCCCAATATTTGTGCAGCTTGAATATCGAATGCCCAACTTCCCTGAAGACCGTTATGGCTTCACCCAGCAAGATCGTTTGCACTGGTCGAAGTTTGCGCTCGAATATTTGCTAAATGGGGCCGGGATTGAGTATTTGGACGACCTAAGATTTGAAGATGGCTCGCCGCTTTATAACGAGCGCGAGTTGCAGCACATGCTGGACGTGCAGGTGGTTGTCGAAGCGGCGATGAAGGTGTTGTATCTTGCCGCTGGGGTTGTATTCGCAGTCGGGGTGTGGGCGCGGCGCGGCGATTGGTGGTGGCAATATCGCCAGTCCATCGCTCGTGGCGGCTGGCTGACCGTAGCGATTTTAGCCGCGTTAATTGTGGGTATCCTGCTGAGTTTTGATGCCCTTTTTGTGGCTTTCCACAAAATTTTCTTTGAAGGCGATACCTGGATTTTCTTGTATTCGGATACGTTAATTCGCCTGTTCCCGGTGCGTTTCTGGCAAGATGCTTTCATCACCGTGGGTGGGTTGGCGCTGCTGGGCGGGGCGGCGTTGGGCTACTTTGCCGGGCGGACGAGGCCTGGTTTGGAATAATATGATCGAACCAATTCAAAACTATCTTCTCAATACCCCCTGGATGGCGAATCTCATCCGTATTGCCACTTTTTATTTGCTGGCCTGGGTTATTTCACGCATGATTATCTGGATGATCCGCCGAACTTCAAAGATAGGGCGCATAAAAATCGTTTCGAATATTTCGCGGCCTGAACGCCAGCAAACCCTGCGCAGTTTGGCAATTAGTCTGGTGAGTTTTAGCTCTTTTTTGGGCGCCAGCATTGCTACGTTGGCGCTATTTGTCGATATCGACACATTAGTATGGATGGTGGGTTTGTTTAGCGCAGCCATTGGCCTGGGCGCGCGTCCGCTGTTCAGCGATTTTCTCACCGGGATCGGCTTTATTTTCGAAGATACGTTTGCTGTAGGCGAAAAAGTTGAAATCCTGGAAATGGAAGGCGTGGTCGAGAAAATTAATTTGCGCAATACCTGGATGCGCTCGCCGACCGGGGAGGTTTATATTATCCCGAATGGCGAAATTCGCATGGTGCGTAATTTCAGCCGCGGTAAATTTTCGGCGGCCAGCGTGACGGTGAAACTTCAGGCTGTTGACCTGGGGCATGCGCTCGTTGTTCTCGAGGAACTCGCTGAGGAAGCGGTTTCGCTGCTGCCCAATTTGCTGGAACCCTGGCAGGTCATCAGCAAAGAAGCTGTCATCGGTCAACAGGCCGAGTTAACTCTATTGACCAAAGCGCGTTTCGGCATGGCTGCGGAAATGCGCCCGCGCTTGCAGGCTTTAGTTCAAGAACGCCTGGCTGATGCGAGCATTGAGCTTATTGACTAGAGATATGAACTGAGATGAAACGATTTTTCCACAAACCGGCTTCGGTTGGATATGCTCCTGGCAGCCTGAATTTCACCGAAGGGAAAGAACAACTCCCTTTGAAGTTGACCGTTTTTGAATATAGTCGCGAACAAGATGCTGTCGAACGTCATGCGGATACCATTGCTGATTGTTTGCCTTTCGCGCCTCATGCTGATGTGACCTGGTTGAACGTGAATGGCAACCATCCGGTGGCAGCTCTCGAGGAGATCGGCAAATACCTTGATATCCACCCGCTGGCGCTGGAGGACATTCTCGATACCAGCCAGCGCCCAAAAATGGAGGATTTCGAGCGGTATTTATTCATCGAGTTGAATATGCTGCTTTGGGATCAGGATCACGCCCATGTCGAGTCCGAACAGGTCAGCCTGATCATGGGGGATAAGTACGTCATTACCTTTCAGTCGAGCGAAAATGATGTCTTCGATTCGGTTAGAAAGCGCATTCTTGAAGGCAAGAGCCGCCTGACCAAACAAGGCGCGGATTATCTGGCTTACTCTCTGGTTGATGCTATTGTGGATCATTATTTTGTCGTGTTGGAAAACCTGGGGGACCAGATCGAATTCCTGGAGGAAGAACTGGTAACACACGCCGATCCCAAAACTCTGCAATCCATCCATGAGTTGAAGCGTGAACTCATTTTCCTGCGGAAATCGGTTTGGCCGTTGCGAGAAGTGATTGGTGCGCTGGAACGTGGTGAAACTCCGTTGTTTAAGGAAACATCTCTGATCTACCTACGGGATGTTTATGACCACACGATTCAGATCATCGATACGGTAGAGACTTTCCGCGATATGGTTTCCGGTATGCTCGATATTTATCTCTCCAGTATCAGCAACCGTATGAACGAAGTGATGAAAGTACTGACAATCATTTCGACCATTTTTATTCCGATGTCATTCTTTACCGGACTTTATGGCATGAATTTTGTCAATATGCCCGAATTGCAATGGCAGTGGGGCTATTTCGCTCTATTAAGTTTCTTGGGGGTGACCTTCATCGGCATGTTAGTATTTTTTAAACACAAAAAGTGGTTTTGAAAAGGATATTGCGTGAGTAAAAATTGGTCTCGCACGAATAAGATATATATTAGCATATTGCTCTTTATTTTTGGAGTCTGGGTATTTTCATTGATTAAGGGGATGATTGCCCCGTTAGTAATTGCCGCATTACTGGCCTATTTGCTCAACCCGCTGGTGAATCGTCTCAAAAAATATACCCGATTGGATCATGTCTGGGCGGTATCGCTGGTATATAGTTTATTTGTCCTGGCGCTTGTGACCGTGTTGTTAAACTTTGTGCCATTGGTAGCGCGACAAGCCCAGACTTTAACGACTGAACTGCATCTCATTGGCCCTCGATTGGAAGCCGATATTGAGACGATCGCCAGGAGATTTGATATTCAAGTGGATTTGCAGCCGATTTGGGATGAAATTCAATCAGCATCGTCAGGACTTTTAAATCCAGATCGGGTATTTCGCATGATTCGGTCAGCCAGCACCAACCTGGGCTGGATGTTGATAATTTTGGTGACAGTATATTACTTGCTTGTCGATTGGGTGCGGCTGCGTGAATGGATTTTCGGTTTATTCTCTCCGGACTATCAAGGTGACGCGCGCCGTCTTCATGTCGAGATCAAAGTCGTTTGGGCAGCTTATCTGCGCGGCCAGTTGACCCTCATGCTGATTGTTGGCATATTGTCGGGAATTGGCGCAGCGAGCATTGGATTGCCAATGGCAGCTTTCTTTGGCCTTTTGGCTGGAACACTCGATCTAATCCCCTCTTTCGGACCAACTGTGACATTGTTGGTGGCGGTGATTGTAGCCTGGTTCAAGGGTTCATCGTATTTGGCAATTTCAAATCTGTGGCTGACCGTGCTTACCGTTGTACTTTTCTCCGCAATTCAAGTGCTGGAGAATGTTGTTTTGCAGCCATATATTATGGGCAGGCGTTTGAAAATTCACCCGGGAGTAGTATTTATTTCTGTGGTCGGCGCCCTGACATTGGGCAGCGCATTGATCGCGCTTATCATTGTTCCCACGGTTGTCTCGCTGAGTATCATTGGGCGCTATATTCGTTGCCGGTTGTTTGAACTGGACCCTTGGGAAGATGATCCGATTGTTTTGCGTGATGGCGAAATATCCGGGGAATTATAAAATAAACTAGATATTCAAGGTTTTAGGGAAGCCCCGTGGTGGCTGTCCACATTTGAGAATT from the Chloroflexota bacterium genome contains:
- a CDS encoding fused MFS/spermidine synthase gives rise to the protein MNQKYLYFTVFASGMTTLAVELAASRLLGSVFGTSNLVWASIIGLILIYLTVGYFLGGKLADRKPNPETFYKVLAWGGFTAGLVPFISRPVLSAAADAFDQLAIGVLAGAFSAVLVLFILPITLLGMISPFAIRLALQDARKAGQISGRIYAISTLGSFVGTFLPVLVLIPLIGTTFTFLTFALFLVSVAIFGLWISSGRAAALKVGWMLLVLILLALVWGRGHIKATNGQIYETESAYNYVQVLEIGEYRYLRLNEGQGIHSVYHPNELAFHGPWMQVLAAPFFNPAPFEQNQVESMAIVGLAAGTISTQASEVFGPIPIVGYEIDPAIIRVGQEYFGMTQPNLEPVPLDGRVGLDQSSARYTIISIDAYRPPYIPWHLTTREFFQIVYDHLSADGVLVINVGRAPGDRRLIDGLAGTIGTIFPSIYVMDIPNTFNSILYATVQPTTLDDVYANYVALLERGDAHQLLLDALQRAIAYMQPVPQSEMVFTDDLAPIEWITNDMILSYMVGGMDELK
- a CDS encoding TIGR01906 family membrane protein: MNFIKKFSQWVVTILVPVILILGAVRFLLTPIFVQLEYRMPNFPEDRYGFTQQDRLHWSKFALEYLLNGAGIEYLDDLRFEDGSPLYNERELQHMLDVQVVVEAAMKVLYLAAGVVFAVGVWARRGDWWWQYRQSIARGGWLTVAILAALIVGILLSFDALFVAFHKIFFEGDTWIFLYSDTLIRLFPVRFWQDAFITVGGLALLGGAALGYFAGRTRPGLE
- a CDS encoding mechanosensitive ion channel: MIEPIQNYLLNTPWMANLIRIATFYLLAWVISRMIIWMIRRTSKIGRIKIVSNISRPERQQTLRSLAISLVSFSSFLGASIATLALFVDIDTLVWMVGLFSAAIGLGARPLFSDFLTGIGFIFEDTFAVGEKVEILEMEGVVEKINLRNTWMRSPTGEVYIIPNGEIRMVRNFSRGKFSAASVTVKLQAVDLGHALVVLEELAEEAVSLLPNLLEPWQVISKEAVIGQQAELTLLTKARFGMAAEMRPRLQALVQERLADASIELID
- the corA gene encoding magnesium/cobalt transporter CorA; translation: MKRFFHKPASVGYAPGSLNFTEGKEQLPLKLTVFEYSREQDAVERHADTIADCLPFAPHADVTWLNVNGNHPVAALEEIGKYLDIHPLALEDILDTSQRPKMEDFERYLFIELNMLLWDQDHAHVESEQVSLIMGDKYVITFQSSENDVFDSVRKRILEGKSRLTKQGADYLAYSLVDAIVDHYFVVLENLGDQIEFLEEELVTHADPKTLQSIHELKRELIFLRKSVWPLREVIGALERGETPLFKETSLIYLRDVYDHTIQIIDTVETFRDMVSGMLDIYLSSISNRMNEVMKVLTIISTIFIPMSFFTGLYGMNFVNMPELQWQWGYFALLSFLGVTFIGMLVFFKHKKWF
- a CDS encoding AI-2E family transporter, encoding MSKNWSRTNKIYISILLFIFGVWVFSLIKGMIAPLVIAALLAYLLNPLVNRLKKYTRLDHVWAVSLVYSLFVLALVTVLLNFVPLVARQAQTLTTELHLIGPRLEADIETIARRFDIQVDLQPIWDEIQSASSGLLNPDRVFRMIRSASTNLGWMLIILVTVYYLLVDWVRLREWIFGLFSPDYQGDARRLHVEIKVVWAAYLRGQLTLMLIVGILSGIGAASIGLPMAAFFGLLAGTLDLIPSFGPTVTLLVAVIVAWFKGSSYLAISNLWLTVLTVVLFSAIQVLENVVLQPYIMGRRLKIHPGVVFISVVGALTLGSALIALIIVPTVVSLSIIGRYIRCRLFELDPWEDDPIVLRDGEISGEL